A genomic region of Mesobacillus jeotgali contains the following coding sequences:
- a CDS encoding DEAD/DEAH box helicase has product MSETQPIIAQLQPFLQQAWEKAGFETMTSVQTTAIPLIIEGKDVVAESPTGTGKTLAYLLPVLNKIDAKMQNTQAVILASSQELVMQILSEIQKWGEGSGIKSASLIGGANLKRQIDKLKKSPHIIVGTPGRTNELIKQKKLKMHKVHTVVLDEGDQLLTPEHNETVKSIVKSTLADQRQLLLFSATLPETVEKSIKRLAKDPEMINVKKDETIDAAKVEHIYFLSEQRDKIKVLEKIARLDGTKSLVFIKDIANLTIAAEKLKFKDIHVGQLHSDLDKQDRQRYLNKFRDGNGEMLLVTDIAARGLDIKGVTHVVHYDFPREQDQYVHRSGRTGRFGAEGTVISVVNEREERDLKRFCKALNITPVQKEFYGGKIVDPE; this is encoded by the coding sequence ATGTCAGAAACTCAACCAATTATTGCTCAACTACAACCATTCCTGCAGCAGGCCTGGGAGAAGGCCGGATTCGAGACGATGACTTCTGTCCAGACGACAGCGATTCCATTAATAATAGAAGGAAAGGATGTCGTCGCAGAATCACCGACTGGTACTGGTAAAACTTTGGCGTACCTGCTTCCTGTTTTAAATAAAATCGACGCTAAGATGCAGAATACACAGGCTGTCATCCTCGCTTCATCGCAGGAGCTTGTCATGCAGATCCTGTCTGAAATCCAGAAATGGGGAGAAGGCAGTGGAATCAAATCGGCAAGCCTGATCGGCGGTGCGAACCTGAAGCGCCAGATCGACAAACTGAAAAAGAGCCCGCATATCATCGTCGGAACTCCCGGCAGAACAAATGAACTAATCAAGCAGAAAAAGCTGAAAATGCACAAAGTCCATACAGTCGTCCTGGATGAAGGCGATCAGCTTTTAACACCGGAGCATAATGAAACGGTAAAAAGTATTGTAAAGTCAACACTTGCTGATCAAAGACAGCTACTATTATTTTCAGCAACTCTTCCAGAGACAGTTGAAAAATCAATCAAGAGATTGGCGAAAGATCCAGAGATGATCAATGTGAAAAAGGACGAAACAATCGATGCTGCAAAAGTAGAACATATTTACTTTCTCAGCGAGCAGCGTGACAAAATCAAAGTCCTTGAGAAAATTGCCCGCCTTGATGGAACGAAGTCACTTGTTTTCATCAAGGATATCGCGAACCTAACCATTGCTGCTGAAAAGCTGAAGTTCAAGGACATCCACGTCGGCCAGCTGCACAGTGATTTGGACAAGCAGGACCGTCAGCGTTATTTGAACAAGTTCCGGGACGGCAATGGCGAAATGCTGCTTGTCACCGATATCGCAGCGCGTGGATTGGACATTAAAGGTGTCACTCATGTTGTCCACTATGATTTCCCGAGAGAACAGGACCAATACGTCCACCGCTCCGGACGCACAGGCCGTTTTGGCGCGGAGGGAACCGTCATCTCGGTCGTCAACGAACGTGAAGAACGGGATTTGAAAAGGTTCTGCAAGGCACTTAATATTACACCGGTGCAAAAAGAATTTTACG